The DNA region TAATAAACTCGGGGCCAACCACAATTAATATTCTTCCCTGAAAAGTAGGATGGCCTTTCCATATCCATTCCCGTAACTTATCTTCCCTATCCTTTAGAGTTGGAAATACTGAAAAACAATTCCTTACAATTCTATCCTGAGTAAAGACTGCCAGATTATTAGTAGAATCAAAAATACCAGATATTTCACTTGGTTCAACACCTAAATGTTGAGCCACCCTATCGACTGAAACTTCTTCTCTCATTCTTCTCAAAGCAATTGATTCACAATCTCTAGGAACTAAAGATATCATTAAACTGTATGAAAATAATATCCCTAACATAAAAACTAAGACACAAATATTTTTCTTCATTTTATCCTCCCCCTTATGCTTTATAAAGCATATATAATAAATATACCATATATACCCATAATATCAAATAGACCTAAAAGAAATAAGACCTCTGCAAACTATTATTTTACAGCGGCTTAAATATAAAAACTCCCCGTGCAAATATTACTTATAACTATATCTCTGATTACCTAACTATGCAAATGCATACTATATAAGAGAATATACAAGATTATGTGTCTATTTAGAGATATTTTTATAGTGGTATTATCGGCTGCCCAGAAGAGGCTCGAATCTTTTATTTAATCAGATTATGCCTTCAGAGGGGTGCAAAAATTAGACGAATCAGCGAGCATAGTTAAAGAAGCCAAGACATTATTCAACAGATAATGCTGATCAATTCTTATTGAATTAATCAGGTCTATCACTTTTCTATCTCGGAAAAACAGCTAATATTTCTACAACATTTTATTACACCCTCAAGATGTTCTTTCGTTCCTACCTTATATGTTACGAACCTATTTACTAAATTACCTCCTTCTTTTACCATTACCATAGCATGCAAATCACCCTCTATAATTTTCTCAAGCCGATTATCCTTTACATCATGAGTTAATTTACCATTTTTAAGTTCTGCTGTACCAATATATTCTCCTTTTTGATTGTTCTTTCTGTCCCAACGGTAAAAATTTACTTTTATAGAATTTTTAAAATCAACTACATCTACTGATTTACCTTCATTAAATTGAATTAAATTTTCTTCAGCATAGACTCTTCTTACATTGTAGCTATTAATAATTAATACAACCAAACTACATAATACAAAACTGGTTGAAACTCCTTCTTTCATTCTAAGAGCTCCCTTCTTTTGTTCTATCGGCACCATAAAAATAATCCGTAACATCCACTTGAATAGTCGTTCCTGTTATACTGTCAATAAGAAATCCCATATCTGGCATAAAAAATATATCATCTCGATAAATTTCTATATAATCAGATCCAAAATAATTAGGAGAAAAATCATCATCCATAGGCTCAATCAGTATCCAATCTCTAAGATTATCACTAATCTCCCCGTCTCCTATAAATGCTGCGTTGAAAGCATGTCCAGGTGATACTGCAAAGTAAAGAGGAATTCCATAACTTATAGGCGTAATGACATATCCTGCCCCGTATTCCTCAAATACTTCTTGGTCAGCAAAAAATTCCTTATCATATCCGTTAAAATTTATTACCGCTTGGACAGCATATTGGACACATAACCAAGCTCTATCTTTTGCAATATAATTTCTTTCATCTACAAAATCTCCCTTCAAAACTAGCTCGACATATTTTAATCTTTCGTCTTTATTAGCAAGCTTCCCCCACCATTCTAATTCGGATGGTATATTTGTATTTAGTATGGCTGCTATTTCTAGCTTGGAGAACTCCCTGTCTTTCACATATAACTCCCCATCAATTTCATCAAACATATGATCTTCTAAAAATCCTACATCATTGAATACTTCTCCTAAATAATACAGAGCTAAGGCACAGCTTATAGAATATGCATCCGTTAAGACAATCTCTCTCAAACTTTTTTTATCCATATAACCCATATGGACTATATCTATCGTGGGATCTATTCCGCTTTCTCCTTCTAACTGTTCAGCTAATCCCTGAATTATCCCTGCCCCTATATCCTGCAAATCAGCATCTTCACTTTTTAGAAGACTATTCACCGTAGGAATAAAAGAAGCATTGCCTATCATTGTTAGCACATCTTCCGCCCTTTTTCTAACTCTAAAATCCTTCAAAGCTTCTATCAGCGGCTCTACTGCAGGTTCTCCTAATTGTCCTAATATTAATATTGCAGACTCCATCCTGTTGTTTTCATTTCCTAAAGCATCTATCAATACCGCTATCACATCTTCATAAGAGGCATCATCTCCAGATAATCCTAATATACTCATCATGCCTAATGGCCCTATCTCCATCAATGCTTTAGCTGCCATCTTTTTAACTATTGGACTCTCATCACTTAAAGCTTCTACTAAAGGACCTACGGCAGGTTCTCCTATATCCCCCAGTATGCTTACTGCTCTATTTTTTATTCGAACATTTTCATTACCTAAGGCTTCTATTAGAGAATCTATTGCCGATTCTCCTATATGTACTAATGCCTCAATTGATGCTACCACAACCCAAATATTCTCGTCATCCAAGGCTTCTATTAAAAGATCTACTGCGCGAAAATCGCCTATATCTCCCAATGCTTTGGCTGCCCCTTCCCTGACCTGATGATCTTCATCGCTTAAGGCTTCTATTAAAGAATCTACGGCAGGTTCTCCTATATCTCCCAATGCTTTGGCTGCCCCTTCCCTGACCTGATGATCTTCATCGCTTAAAGCTTCTATTAAAGGATCTACGGCAGGTTCTC from Candidatus Kaelpia aquatica includes:
- a CDS encoding HEAT repeat domain-containing protein, translated to EPAVDPLIEALSDEDHQVREGAAKALGDIGEPAVDSLIEALSDEDHQVREGAAKALGDIGDFRAVDLLIEALDDENIWVVVASIEALVHIGESAIDSLIEALGNENVRIKNRAVSILGDIGEPAVGPLVEALSDESPIVKKMAAKALMEIGPLGMMSILGLSGDDASYEDVIAVLIDALGNENNRMESAILILGQLGEPAVEPLIEALKDFRVRKRAEDVLTMIGNASFIPTVNSLLKSEDADLQDIGAGIIQGLAEQLEGESGIDPTIDIVHMGYMDKKSLREIVLTDAYSISCALALYYLGEVFNDVGFLEDHMFDEIDGELYVKDREFSKLEIAAILNTNIPSELEWWGKLANKDERLKYVELVLKGDFVDERNYIAKDRAWLCVQYAVQAVINFNGYDKEFFADQEVFEEYGAGYVITPISYGIPLYFAVSPGHAFNAAFIGDGEISDNLRDWILIEPMDDDFSPNYFGSDYIEIYRDDIFFMPDMGFLIDSITGTTIQVDVTDYFYGADRTKEGSS